From Cecembia calidifontis, one genomic window encodes:
- a CDS encoding murein L,D-transpeptidase catalytic domain family protein produces MRKITLLIILLVAGTFSSNFLVNSSPSSVLKEISLEDHFIEMVSTSSLNAEKPLPQREVLSYGIKGYLKLQEEGKIPQGKPLTVIDFTLPSSEKRMWIIDMTNGSIIHHGHVSHGRNSGDLMAYRFSNVSSSYMSSLGFYLTGETYQGKHGYSLRLDGLEKGFNDKARDRAIVIHGADYAKEEFIAQTGRLGRSLGCPALPHEIVDEVINIIKDKSCLFIYGNDQEYLQKSNILNS; encoded by the coding sequence ATGCGAAAAATCACCTTATTAATCATCCTATTGGTCGCAGGTACGTTCTCGAGCAATTTCTTAGTCAACAGTTCTCCTTCTTCAGTATTAAAGGAGATTTCGCTTGAGGATCATTTCATCGAAATGGTCAGTACCTCCAGTTTGAATGCGGAAAAACCTCTGCCACAACGTGAGGTTTTGAGTTACGGCATCAAAGGCTATTTGAAACTTCAAGAAGAGGGAAAAATCCCTCAGGGAAAACCTTTGACCGTTATTGACTTTACCTTGCCATCTTCTGAAAAACGCATGTGGATCATTGATATGACAAATGGATCGATTATCCATCATGGACATGTTTCACATGGAAGGAACTCAGGAGACCTGATGGCCTACCGGTTTTCAAATGTAAGTTCCTCTTACATGAGCAGTTTAGGATTTTATCTTACCGGAGAGACATATCAAGGAAAACATGGTTATTCTTTGAGGCTTGATGGCTTGGAAAAAGGTTTTAATGACAAAGCAAGAGACAGGGCCATCGTGATCCATGGTGCTGATTATGCCAAAGAAGAGTTTATAGCTCAGACAGGCCGTCTAGGCAGAAGTCTTGGGTGTCCCGCGCTTCCTCATGAAATTGTGGACGAGGTCATCAACATCATCAAAGATAAATCTTGTCTCTTCATTTACGGAAACGACCAGGAGTATCTTCAAAAATCAAACATCTTAAACTCCTGA
- a CDS encoding 6-pyruvoyl trahydropterin synthase family protein, producing the protein MKVSVFRKEHFNAAHKLHNPKWSDEKNQEVFGKCNNPNYHGHNYELIVKLDGPVDPETGYVYDMKVLSDLIKEHVLNKFDHKNLNLDTDEFKEVNPSAENIAVVIWNILRQKIDLKFDLTIRLYETERNFVEYSGD; encoded by the coding sequence ATGAAAGTATCTGTATTTAGAAAAGAGCATTTTAATGCTGCACATAAGTTGCACAATCCCAAGTGGTCCGATGAAAAAAACCAAGAGGTTTTTGGAAAGTGTAATAATCCCAATTATCACGGCCACAATTATGAACTGATTGTGAAATTAGATGGACCAGTAGATCCCGAAACCGGTTATGTCTATGACATGAAGGTTCTCAGTGACCTGATCAAAGAGCATGTTTTGAATAAATTTGACCATAAAAACTTAAACCTGGACACAGATGAATTCAAGGAAGTCAATCCCTCAGCTGAAAACATTGCTGTGGTTATATGGAATATTCTAAGACAAAAAATTGATTTAAAATTCGACTTAACGATTCGATTATATGAAACAGAAAGAAACTTTGTTGAATACAGTGGGGATTGA
- the folE gene encoding GTP cyclohydrolase I FolE, producing the protein MKQKETLLNTVGIDYSQNIEDMGDEHVATSHETPLREDAFAMDDDLKIELIEKHFREIMHIMGLDLTDDSLRGTPRRVAKMFIKEVFSGLDPKNKPAAKLFENKFKYNEMLVEKDITFYSHCEHHFVPIFGRAHVAYISNGHVIGLSKINRIVQYFAKRPQVQERLTMQIGNELKEVLGTEDVAVVLDAHHMCVSSRGIQDVNSSTVTSFYSGKFEKDEQTRAEFMKYISL; encoded by the coding sequence ATGAAACAGAAAGAAACTTTGTTGAATACAGTGGGGATTGATTATTCTCAGAATATTGAAGACATGGGAGATGAGCATGTAGCTACTTCGCATGAAACTCCATTAAGAGAGGATGCATTCGCCATGGATGATGATCTCAAAATTGAATTGATTGAAAAACATTTCAGAGAAATCATGCACATCATGGGTTTGGACTTGACAGATGATAGTTTGAGGGGAACACCAAGAAGGGTAGCTAAAATGTTCATCAAAGAAGTTTTTAGTGGTTTAGATCCTAAAAACAAACCTGCTGCAAAGCTTTTTGAAAACAAATTCAAATACAATGAAATGCTCGTGGAAAAAGATATCACATTTTATTCCCACTGCGAGCATCACTTTGTTCCGATTTTTGGAAGAGCCCATGTCGCTTATATTTCAAATGGGCATGTAATCGGCTTGTCCAAGATCAATCGAATCGTACAGTATTTTGCCAAAAGACCACAGGTACAAGAAAGGCTGACCATGCAGATAGGAAATGAACTGAAAGAAGTACTTGGTACCGAAGATGTGGCAGTTGTACTAGATGCACACCATATGTGTGTTTCATCCAGAGGAATACAGGATGTAAATAGTTCCACTGTGACTTCATTCTACAGCGGGAAGTTCGAAAAGGACGAACAAACAAGAGCGGAATTCATGAAATACATCAGTTTGTAA
- a CDS encoding SDR family NAD(P)-dependent oxidoreductase, translated as MKNKNIVLIGGNSGIGQAVKSKLEDLGAQVFAYSRSGEAGRVLDVTADFESLEELPEVIDGLVYCPGTINLKPFHRFTIEDFRKDYEVNLLGAVKVLQACLKGLKKSSSASVILYSTVAVKVGLGFHASISSAKGAVEGLAKSLAAEWAPNKIRVNVVAPSLTDTPLASQLLSNEDKKEASNKRHPLGRYGRPEDIAAATLYLLSDESSWMTGQVLHLDGGMSSIRGM; from the coding sequence ATGAAGAACAAAAACATTGTTTTGATAGGAGGAAACTCAGGAATAGGGCAAGCGGTCAAATCAAAACTGGAAGATTTGGGTGCCCAAGTTTTTGCCTATTCCAGAAGTGGAGAAGCGGGAAGGGTGCTGGATGTAACGGCCGATTTTGAAAGTTTGGAGGAATTGCCAGAAGTAATTGATGGCTTGGTGTATTGCCCTGGTACGATCAATCTTAAGCCTTTTCACCGGTTTACAATTGAAGATTTTAGGAAAGATTATGAAGTCAACTTGCTAGGTGCTGTCAAGGTACTTCAGGCCTGTTTAAAGGGGCTGAAAAAATCTTCTTCGGCATCTGTGATTCTTTACAGTACAGTTGCAGTGAAGGTAGGGCTTGGTTTTCATGCTTCCATTTCCAGTGCCAAAGGAGCTGTAGAAGGACTGGCAAAATCCTTGGCTGCAGAGTGGGCACCTAATAAAATCAGGGTGAATGTGGTAGCGCCTTCTTTGACTGATACTCCTTTGGCTTCACAACTGTTGTCCAATGAAGATAAAAAAGAAGCTTCGAACAAGCGTCACCCTTTGGGAAGATATGGTAGACCAGAGGATATTGCTGCGGCTACTTTGTATTTGCTTTCTGATGAATCCTCTTGGATGACAGGACAGGTATTGCATCTGGATGGAGGAATGTCCTCCATTAGGGGGATGTAG